AGCAGGATGGGGCCGGTGTCCACGCCCTCGTCGACGAAGTGGACGGTACAGCCCGTCACCTTGACGCCATGTTCCAGGGCCCGGCGGGGCGCGTCCTTGCCCGGGAAGGCCGGCAGCAGCGAGGGATGGATGTTGAGGATCCGGTTCCGGTACGCCGCCACCACCGCCGGCCCCAGCAGGCGCATGAACCCCGCCAGGAGCACCAGGTCCGGCTGCCAGCGGGCCAGCTCGTCCAGGACGGCCCGGTCCCAGTCCCCCGCCGGCCGGAGCAGTACCGCGGGCTTGCCCGCCGCCCGTGCCCGGTCGAGGGCCCCCGCGCCGGGGCGGTCGGACAGCACCGCCACGATCTGCCCGCCCAGGCGGCCCGCCGCCTCCGCGTCCAGCAGCGCCTGCAGGTTCGTCCCGGCCCCCGAGGCCATCACCACCATCCGGCACGGCCCCGGCCCGGCGGGCGCTACCCCCTGCGCCATGGCCCAGCGCCCCCCGGCGGGTTCGTCCCCGGCGGCGGCTCGAAGTCCACCCCGCGGGGCCCCGCCACCACCCGGCCGATCACCGGCACCTCGGTCCCCAGCACCTCCGCCGCCAGCCGGCGGGCCCCTTCCGCCTGGGCCGCCGGCACCACCACGGTCATGCCGATGCCCACGTTGAAGACCCGCACCATCTCGGCCCACGGCACCCCGCCCTGCCGGTGGAGCCAGTGGAAGACCGGCGGCACCGGCCAGCTTCCCCACGCCAGCACCGCCCGGCACCCCGCCGGCAGGGTCCGCGGCACGTTGCCCGGCAGGCCGCCTCCGGTAATGTGGGCCATGGCCCGCACATCAAAGGCCTCCCGCAGGCGCCGGGCGGCGGCTGCATAGAGCCGCGTGGGGGCCAGGACGGCATCGCCCAGGCTGACGGCGCTTCCGGGCAGCGGGTCGTCCCAGCGGGCGCCCGCCGCCGCGGCCACCCGCCGGATCAGGGCGAACCCGTTGCTGTGGGGACCGCTGGAGGGCAGGCCCAGGATCACGTCGCCGGGTCGCACCGCCCGCCCGTCAAGGGGCTCCCCGCCCGGCACGTGGCCTACGGCGAAGCCCGCCAGCTCCATGCCGCCGGGCGGCAGGAGGCCGGGCAACTCCGCCGTCTCGCCCCCCAGCAGGGCGCAGCCCGCCTCCCGGCAAGCCTCCGCCATGCCCTGGACGACCCGCGCCACCCGCTGGGGATCGAGCCGCCCCACCGCCACGTAGTCCAGGAAGAACAGCGGCTCGGCCCCGTGGACCACCAGGTCGTTGACGTTCATCGCCACCAGGTCCCAGCCGGCGGTCTCCAGGGCGTCCCGCTCCAGGGCCACGGCCAGCTTGGTCCCCACGCCGTCGCAGGTGGCGGCCAGGAGACCGCCCTCCGCCCCACCCCAGCGGAAGAACCCGGCAAAGGCGCCGATGCCGCCCACCACCTCGGGGCGGCGGGCCGTGGCCGCCACCCGGGCGATGGCCGCCACGGCCGCATCGGCGGCCTCCAGGTCGACCCCGGCCTCCCGGTAGGTGAGCCTGTTGCCCCCGGTCCCCATACCCCCGGGGACCACCTCCCCGGGTGCCCTGTCGCTCATCCCGCGGCCCTCCTTCCTCCCCCACCCTGCCCCGTCCGAACCGTATCCAGCCCTGCCTGGTTCTTCCCCTGCCCCGCCCGTTTCCGGGGAGCCATCGCCCCGCCGTCCGGCGGGTCCGACCGTCCTTACCCGTCCGTCCGGCCTTACCCGTCCCCCGCGCCGCAGCCGGAGCCTGCACGGCGCCCGGCCCGGCGCACCTTGCCTTCCGGATCCAGCGGGTAGCGCCCGGTGAAACAGCCCAGGCACAGGGACCCCGCGGACCGGCCGGTGGCCTCCACCACCTGATCGAGGGGCAGGAAGGCCAGGGAGTCGGCCCCCACGGCCCGGGCTATGGACTGCGGCGAGCGGCCGGCGGCCAAGAGCTCTTCGGCCCGGCCCGTGTCGACGCCGAAGTGGCAGGGGAAGCGGTAGGGTGGGGCGGTGATGCGCAGGTGCACCTCCCGGGCCCCCGCCTCCCGCAGGGCCGTGACCAGCCAGCGGGCGGTGGTGCCGCGGACCAGGGAGTCGTCGACCAGCACCACCCGCCGCCCCGCCAGGACGCCGGGCACGGGATGGAGCTTGAGGCGCACCGCCTCCTCCCGCTCCCGCGACCCCGGTCGGATGAAGGTGCGGCCGGTGTACCGGTTCTTCACCAGGCCCAGCTCATGGGGCAGCCCCGCCGCCTCGGCATAGCCCGCCGCGGCGGGGAGGCTGGAGTCGGGCACCCCCACCACCACGTCGGCGCTGGCGGGGTGGACCCGGGCCAGCCGCCGCCCCAGCTCCTTGCGCACGGCGTACACGCTCCGGCCGGCGAAGCAGCTGTCGGGCCGGGCGAAGTAGATGTATTCGAAGACGCAGAAGGCCTCCCGGGCAAGGCCGGCCCGGTCCCAGCCGGGCAGGGCGCCGCGGGCGGGTCCAGCGGCCTCCCCGCAGCCCAGCCACACCCAGCTGCCGGGCGGCAGTTCCTCCTCCACCCGGCCCCCCGCCGTCTCGAGGGCGCAGCTCTCCGAGGCCACGGCCCAGGCGTCGCCGATGCGGCCCAGGACCAGCGGCCGGATGCCCCAGGGATCGCGGGCCGCCAGGAGCCCGCGGGGTGTCAGGATGACCACGGCATACGCTCCGGGCACCGCCGCCAGCGCCTTGAGCAAGGGGGCCGGCGGGCCGCCGGCGGGGTTGGTCCCGCCCGGCCCGGGCGCCGCCGCCGTGCCGGCCGGCGGCGCCGCCGGCTGGACGGGGCAGGTCCCGGTAAGGGCGCTCCGGGACACGGGCAGGCGCGAGGCCAGGGCCGCGTGCCGCTGGGCGACCCGGCCGATGACCTCCGAATCGGCCGTGGTGGCCAGGGGGACGCCCAGGCGCTCGAGGACGGCCCGCCAGCGCTCGCCGCCCGCCAGCTGGCCGTTGTGGGCCAGGGCGAAGTCGCCGCCGAAGAGCAGGGGCTGGGCGTTGCGGGGACCCGGATCGCCGGCGGTGGCGTAGCGAACGTGGCCGATGGCCGCCGTGGCCCCCTCCCCCAGCCGCGCCAGGTGCGCCGGGCGGCCGAAGACCTGGCCGGCCAGGCCCGGGCCCCGGTGCACCCGCAGCCGCCCCGAGCCGTCCAGGACGGCGATCCCCGCGCTCTCCTGCCCGCGGTGCTGAAGGGCCACCAGCGCCCGCACGGTGCACGCCACCGCTTCGGGATGGCCCCAGATGCCGAAGATCCCGCAGGCCTCCCGGGGGCCGAAGGGCCCGGCCGGGGCCTCGCCACGACTTCCCGTGGGGCTGCCAACCGCCGCATGGCTTTCGCCCGCCGCCGGGGTGCCGCCCGCCGGCCGGTCTCCCCCCACCGCTACACCCCCACCCGACGCAAGGGAGCCGCTCCCCACCGTACGGCCGCCGCCCGCCACGAGGCCCGCCGCGAGGCCGGCGGAAAGGCCGCAGGCCGCCGTCGGGGGGCCCGCCGCCGCACGGGAGCCGGCCGTCAACCCGCCACTGACTGGGATTCCGGACCGTCCAGCCGGCACGGGAGTGCCTCCTCCCACAGGGTCCACAGGGAAGCCGCCGGTTCGTCGAGCCACAGCGCGCCGTCCAGCCGGACCCGGATGCGGCCGCCGGGTTCCCCCGTCAGGCCCAGGGGGTGAAGGGGGACGTGCAGGGCGGCCGCCCGCCGGGCCAGGGCGTCCCATGCCCCCGGCGGGACGGCCACCACTACCCGGGCCGGTCCTTCACCGAAGAGCAGGGCGTCCCGCCGCGGGGCGGGCGCACCCGGCTGCCGCCGGATGGCGATGTCAAGCCCCAGGGCCGCCCCTTCCGCCGTCTCGCCCGGCGGCAAGGGGCCGCCGGCAAAGGCCATCTCCACCAGGGTGACCAGCAGCCCGCCCCGGCCGGCCGGGCGGGCGGCCACCACCCAGCCCTGGGCCACCGCCTCCTGCAGAAGCCGCTGCAGCCGGCGCTGCAGCTCCCACGGCACCTGGGGCAGGGCCGCCTGGTCCCCGCCTAGTGCCACCCGGTCCCCGGGCCGCGGCACCTGGTCTCCAGACCGTGCCGCCGGGTCCCCGCCGCCCCGGGCCTGAGCCGCATGGCCGGCCAGGCCCGCGGGCCGGTCCGGCGAAGCGCAGGCCGCCCCGCCCCCCTTCACGTACTCGCTGCCCGCCAGGCGGCCAGCCAGAGGTCCCAGCAGGGCCACCCGGAGCCCCGGTTCGGAGAAGAACCCGGCCGCCCAGCGGCCCGGCGGGGGAATCACCCCGGCCACGCTCACCGCCACCGTGGGGTCGATGTCGTGCTCGCCCGTGGCGTTGTAGAGGCTGACGTTGCCGCCCGTCACCGGCAGGTCCAAGGCCCGGCAGGCCGCGGCCATGCCGTCGATCAGGCCGGCCAGCTGGGCGTAGACCGCCGGCCGTCCCGGGTCGCCCAGGTTGAGCCCGTTGGTCAGGCCGAGGGGAATACCGCCCACACAGCTGGCCCGTAGGGCCGCCTCGGCCACGGCCAGGGCGGCGGCCCGGAAGGGGTCCAGGGCCGCCTGCCGGCCCGTCCCGGCCATGGCCAGCACCAGCAGCCGGTCGCTGCCCGGTACCTCCAGGACCGCCGCCGGGCCCGCCCCCGGGCGCAGCCGGGTGCGGCCGCCCACCAGGTGGTCGAACTGGCTGTAGATCCAGCTCTTGCTGGCCAGGGCGGGCGATGCCAGCAGGCGGCGCAGGGTGCCGGCCACGGCCTGGGGGTCACGGAGGTCCGGGGGCTCCCCCCGGCCGTCCCCGGCCTCACCGGGGTCCAGCCGGCCCGCCGCCGCCCTGGTGACGCCGGGGCCGGCGCCGGGCTGCGGCGGGGCCCACCCCGGCCATGGACCGGCCGGGGTCTCGGCTGGCTGGGACCCGCCCCACCCCGCCGGGGCACGGTCCCGGCTTCCCGGGAGCACCGCCAGCGCCCCGGCGGCCACCGGCCCGCCACCGGGCCCGCCATCGCCCCCTCGGTCCTCGCCCGGCAGCCCCTCCCCCGGCGGCCCGTACACCGGCGCCTGGCGGGTCAAGAGGTCGACGGGCAGGTCCACCAGCCACCGGCCCCGGTGGCGGGCCCGGAAACGGCCGCCCCGGTCCCCGGCTTCCTCCAGCCGGCCCACCACGGCGGCGGGTAGGCCCCAGCGCCGGGTCACCCAGCGCAGCCGCGGCAGGTGGGCCGGTTCGACCACCGCCAGCATCCGCTCCTGAGACTCGGAGAGCAGGATGACCTCCGCGGGGAGGCCCGGCTCCCGCAGGGGCACCCGGTCCAGGTGCAGCGCCGCTCCCGTCCCCGCCCGGGACGCCAGCTCGGCCGCCGCCGCACCCAGGCCGCCGGCCCCCAGGTCCTGAAAGGCGGCCACCAGGCCTGCTTCCACCAGCTCCAGGCACGCTTCGATCAGCACTTTGCCGGCAAAGGGGTCGCCCACCTGCACCGCGGGCCGCCGGCCGGCGGCGTCGCCGGGGCCCAGGCTCGCCGAGGCGAAGGTGGCGCCATGGACGCCGTCGGCCCCGGTGGGCGGGCCGATAAGCACCAGCCGCGCACCGGGCCCTGCCGCCACGCCCTTGAGCAGCCGCTGGGCCGGCGCCACCCCGGCGCAGAGCACGTTGACCAGCGGGTTCGTCCGGTACCCCGGCTCGAACAGGACCCGGCCGCCCACCACCGGCACCCCGGTGCAGTTGCCGTAGGCGGCGATGCCCGCCACCACGCCCCGGACCAGCCGGCGGTCCCGGTCATCGCGGGGCTCCGCGAAGCAGAGAAAGTCCATCAGGGCGACGGGCCGGGCCCCGGCGGCCAGCACATCGCGCAGGATCCCGCCCACGCCCGTGGCGGCGCCCTGGAAGGGTTCCACGAAGGACGGGTGGTTGTGGGACTCGATGCGGAAGACCACCGCCGTCCCGTCGCCCAGGTCGACGGCGCCGGCGTTCTCCCCGGGCCCGAGCAGCACCTGGGACCCGCGGGTGGGAAGCCGGCGGAGCAGCGGCCGGGAGTGCTTGTA
This is a stretch of genomic DNA from Thermaerobacter sp. PB12/4term. It encodes these proteins:
- a CDS encoding amidophosphoribosyltransferase, translated to MGGDRPAGGTPAAGESHAAVGSPTGSRGEAPAGPFGPREACGIFGIWGHPEAVACTVRALVALQHRGQESAGIAVLDGSGRLRVHRGPGLAGQVFGRPAHLARLGEGATAAIGHVRYATAGDPGPRNAQPLLFGGDFALAHNGQLAGGERWRAVLERLGVPLATTADSEVIGRVAQRHAALASRLPVSRSALTGTCPVQPAAPPAGTAAAPGPGGTNPAGGPPAPLLKALAAVPGAYAVVILTPRGLLAARDPWGIRPLVLGRIGDAWAVASESCALETAGGRVEEELPPGSWVWLGCGEAAGPARGALPGWDRAGLAREAFCVFEYIYFARPDSCFAGRSVYAVRKELGRRLARVHPASADVVVGVPDSSLPAAAGYAEAAGLPHELGLVKNRYTGRTFIRPGSREREEAVRLKLHPVPGVLAGRRVVLVDDSLVRGTTARWLVTALREAGAREVHLRITAPPYRFPCHFGVDTGRAEELLAAGRSPQSIARAVGADSLAFLPLDQVVEATGRSAGSLCLGCFTGRYPLDPEGKVRRAGRRAGSGCGAGDG
- the purM gene encoding phosphoribosylformylglycinamidine cyclo-ligase is translated as MSDRAPGEVVPGGMGTGGNRLTYREAGVDLEAADAAVAAIARVAATARRPEVVGGIGAFAGFFRWGGAEGGLLAATCDGVGTKLAVALERDALETAGWDLVAMNVNDLVVHGAEPLFFLDYVAVGRLDPQRVARVVQGMAEACREAGCALLGGETAELPGLLPPGGMELAGFAVGHVPGGEPLDGRAVRPGDVILGLPSSGPHSNGFALIRRVAAAAGARWDDPLPGSAVSLGDAVLAPTRLYAAAARRLREAFDVRAMAHITGGGLPGNVPRTLPAGCRAVLAWGSWPVPPVFHWLHRQGGVPWAEMVRVFNVGIGMTVVVPAAQAEGARRLAAEVLGTEVPVIGRVVAGPRGVDFEPPPGTNPPGGAGPWRRG
- a CDS encoding AIR synthase related protein, with product MVRQSEPRSEPQTSQDLTDRPAGRPAEPWQAAGLTAAEYRRVLQLLGREPGPAELGLIGVLWSEHCAYKHSRPLLRRLPTRGSQVLLGPGENAGAVDLGDGTAVVFRIESHNHPSFVEPFQGAATGVGGILRDVLAAGARPVALMDFLCFAEPRDDRDRRLVRGVVAGIAAYGNCTGVPVVGGRVLFEPGYRTNPLVNVLCAGVAPAQRLLKGVAAGPGARLVLIGPPTGADGVHGATFASASLGPGDAAGRRPAVQVGDPFAGKVLIEACLELVEAGLVAAFQDLGAGGLGAAAAELASRAGTGAALHLDRVPLREPGLPAEVILLSESQERMLAVVEPAHLPRLRWVTRRWGLPAAVVGRLEEAGDRGGRFRARHRGRWLVDLPVDLLTRQAPVYGPPGEGLPGEDRGGDGGPGGGPVAAGALAVLPGSRDRAPAGWGGSQPAETPAGPWPGWAPPQPGAGPGVTRAAAGRLDPGEAGDGRGEPPDLRDPQAVAGTLRRLLASPALASKSWIYSQFDHLVGGRTRLRPGAGPAAVLEVPGSDRLLVLAMAGTGRQAALDPFRAAALAVAEAALRASCVGGIPLGLTNGLNLGDPGRPAVYAQLAGLIDGMAAACRALDLPVTGGNVSLYNATGEHDIDPTVAVSVAGVIPPPGRWAAGFFSEPGLRVALLGPLAGRLAGSEYVKGGGAACASPDRPAGLAGHAAQARGGGDPAARSGDQVPRPGDRVALGGDQAALPQVPWELQRRLQRLLQEAVAQGWVVAARPAGRGGLLVTLVEMAFAGGPLPPGETAEGAALGLDIAIRRQPGAPAPRRDALLFGEGPARVVVAVPPGAWDALARRAAALHVPLHPLGLTGEPGGRIRVRLDGALWLDEPAASLWTLWEEALPCRLDGPESQSVAG
- the purN gene encoding phosphoribosylglycinamide formyltransferase → MAQGVAPAGPGPCRMVVMASGAGTNLQALLDAEAAGRLGGQIVAVLSDRPGAGALDRARAAGKPAVLLRPAGDWDRAVLDELARWQPDLVLLAGFMRLLGPAVVAAYRNRILNIHPSLLPAFPGKDAPRRALEHGVKVTGCTVHFVDEGVDTGPILLQAAVPVRDGDDPQTLHRRIQRVEHRLYPVAVRLVATGRVRLEGRRVRIVEGPSGWRGAGPWPGAPAREGGVAG